Proteins from a genomic interval of Triplophysa dalaica isolate WHDGS20190420 chromosome 21, ASM1584641v1, whole genome shotgun sequence:
- the LOC130409912 gene encoding protocadherin-20: protein MRNSRLYSRGELWALCILLLYNSQLSYSSNFSHLIYKIKEGLPKGILIGAIGDELNLDISVDPPRSFNLEQKTSSQQYVNLNNTTGELYTSAVEIDRESLCADSHDGQGCSISLDVLILPQQFFQLVKIQIFIEDVNDNRPHFPVEEIRLSVPENAPVNARFAVEQSAVDPDIGIHSVQTYWLVNDYGVFTLDVEENEGGELTPFLIITEALDRERQAEYVTDIIAEDGGSPPLLGTATLRIIITDVNDNCPKFTESQLNITLYGNATKGMQLARLQAYDPDEGANAQITYSFSERVTLESRNLFHLDKTTGVLKLAGKIDNNSGKLFKLIVLANGPTCIPEVATVMVHVVKEPSGPPAIMPRYIASEKDGIVSLSESEPPFSPIAFFTIKNTDPRQTLECFLESTGPFRLVPYQRFKNEYLLETTEPLDYEQQQDYEMTIVVRSAHGLTVRTVLKIHVLDVNDNAPVFKQSLIEITVEENNPPNTFLAQFQATDLDSGIRGEVYYVLGVDAPTIFHLDKLTGVLTVSTSLDREEKETYRFMVRAVDQGTPRKESIATVIITVQDRNDNSPRFINKDFTFFVPENFPGFGEIGVLTVTDADAGENGWVALSILNGSDIFVIDTGRGALRAKTPLDREQQGTYYIWIEAVDGGEPVLSCVTLVTVLLLDINDNPPTVLFPQSNQSYMLVLPSTLPGTSITEVYAVDRDTGMNAVIAYSIIRRTDGEPGSFDIDPYTGNITLRKTLSNRGLYSLWVKVRDHGQPELYSTVLVNLFVNETVSNETLIQSLLPRGTDVDPKEIPPVKEGREGERVPIPCSEYQVLLLSLTATCLGLFLTVVSLVTYICCKKVRKPKKKRLDVEIPLKLNHEMVDKNPMEISNI from the exons ATGAGGAACAGCCGCCTGTACAGCAGAGGAGAGCTCTGG GCTTTGTGCATTCTCCTCCTTTACAACAGTCAACTTTCCTACTCTTCAAATTTCAGTCATCTCATCTATAAGATTAAAGAAGGATTACCAAAAGGGATACTAATAGGAGCTATCGGGGACGAATTAAACTTGGATATCTCCGTTGATCCCCCTCGTTCGTTCAATCTGGAGCAAAAGACCAGCAGCCAGCAGTACGTGAATCTGAACAACACCACGGGTGAGCTGTACACATCTGCCGTGGAGATCGACAGAGAGTCTCTGTGTGCAGACTCCCACGACGGCCAGGGCTGCTCAATCTCTCTGGACGTGCTTATCCTCCCTCAGCAGTTCTTTCAGCTGGTTAAGATTCAGATCTTCATTGAGGATGTCAACGACAACCGGCCGCATTTCCCCGTCGAAGAAATCCGTCTGTCTGTGCCAGAGAATGCGCCGGTAAACGCCAGATTTGCGGTAGAGCAGTCCGCTGTGGATCCTGACATCGGGATTCACAGCGTTCAGACGTACTGGCTTGTTAATGACTATGGGGTTTTTACTTTAGACGTGGAGGAGAACGAAGGAGGCGAACTGACGCCCTTTCTTATCATTACTGAGGCGCTGGATAGGGAGAGGCAAGCTGAGTATGTGACGGATATCATAGCTGAGGACGGCGGCTCTCCCCCACTTTTAGGCACCGCCACTTTGAGGATTATTATCACAGATGTCAATGACAACTGCCCTAAATTCACAGAGTCGCAATTGAACATTACTCTTTATGGGAATGCTACTAAAGGCATGCAGCTGGCACGTCTCCAAGCCTACGACCCTGATGAGGGAGCCAATGCTCAAATCACATATTCTTTCAGTGAACGGGTTACACTAGAAAGCAGAAACTTGTTTCATTTGGACAAAACTACGGGGGTGCTCAAACTAGCAGGTAAAATAGACAACAACAGCGGAAAGCTTTTCAAGCTGATTGTACTGGCCAACGGCCCGACGTGCATTCCAGAAGTGGCAACAGTTATGGTTCATGTCGTCAAGGAGCCCTCGGGCCCACCGGCTATTATGCCTCGGTACATCGCCTCAGAGAAGGACGGTATCGTCAGTCTGAGCGAATCCGAGCCACCCTTTTCCCCAATTGCGTTCTTCACCATCAAAAACACAGACCCACGGCAGACTCTGGAGTGTTTTTTGGAGAGCACCGGTCCGTTTAGACTTGTACCTTATCAACGTTTCAAAAACGAGTACCTGCTTGAGACCACTGAACCCCTGGATTATGAGCAGCAACaggattatgaaatgaccattgTGGTTCGTAGCGCTCACGGATTAACGGTTCGGACCGTCCTGAAAATTCACGTGTTGGATGTTAATGACAACGCTCCGGTTTTCAAGCAGTCGCTCATAGAGATCACAGTGGAGGAGAACAACCCTCCAAATACGTTTCTCGCCCAGTTTCAGGCCACCGACTTGGACAGCGGCATCAGGGGCGAGGTGTACTACGTACTCGGTGTGGACGCCCCAACCATTTTCCACCTGGACAAATTGACGGGGGTTTTAACCGTGTCCACCTCTCTCGACCGGGAGGAAAAGGAAACCTACAGATTCATGGTGAGAGCGGTGGACCAGGGAACGCCAAGAAAGGAGTCGATCGCCACCGTTATAATCACCGTTCAGGATCGTAATGACAACAGCCCTCGTTTCATCAACAAGGATTTCACCTTCTTCGTGCCAGAGAACTTTCCAGGCTTCGGGGAAATCGGGGTGCTCACCGTTACGGACGCAGATGCGGGGGAGAATGGTTGGGTGGCGCTGTCCATCCTGAATGGCAGTGACATCTTTGTGATTGACACGGGTCGAGGAGCGTTACGGGCCAAAACCCCTCTCGACAGGGAGCAGCAGGGAACGTACTACATCTGGATCGAAGCCGTTGATGGAGGTGAACCCGTCCTCTCTTGTGTCACTTTGGTGACCGTTCTTCTCCTGGACATCAATGACAACCCTCCAACTGTTCTGTTCCCCCAGTCCAACCAGTCCTACATGCTGGTGCTTCCCAGCACGCTACCAGGAACGTCTATAACCGAAGTGTACGCCGTGGATCGGGACACAGGAATGAATGCGGTGATTGCTTACAGTATCATCAGGAGGACAGACGGAGAGCCGGGGTCATTTGACATCGACCCGTACACGGGAAACATCACTCTGAGGAAAACCCTGAGCAATCGAGGTCTCTACAGTTTGTGGGTCAAGGTCAGGGACCACGGTCAGCCCGAGCTGTACTCTACGGTCCTGGTCAACCTCTTTGTGAATGAAACGGTGAGCAACGAAACCCTCATCCAGAGCCTGTTGCCCAGGGGAACTGATGTTGACCCCAAGGAGATCCCTCCTGTCAAAGAAGGGCGGGAGGGTGAACGAGTGCCAATCCCATGCAGCGAGTATCAGGTGCTATTGCTCTCCTTGACGGCTACTTGCCTGGGACTCTTTCTGACCGTTGTGTCGCTGGTTACGTACATTTGCTGTAAGAAGGTCAGAAAACCAAAAAAGAAACGGTTGGACGTTGAGATTCCTTTGAAACTGAACCATGAGATGGTGGATAAGAACCCCATGGAGATTTCCAACATATGA